The Acidimicrobiales bacterium genome contains a region encoding:
- a CDS encoding arginine deiminase-related protein — MRGLPWGRRYLMCPPEHFGVLYEINTWMSVEVAVDPERARVQWAALVDALRGSGAVVELMEPVEGLPDLVFTANAGVVSGSRYVPARFRHPERQEEVPHDVAWFEARGYEVAPLPADVSHEGAGDALPFAGVLLSGYRTRSDAASHTALSRLTGAPVRSVELVDPRLYHLDLTFCPLDDRRAIVAPTGWDRYGCKVVEALVPEPLVLEEHEALAFCANSVVVGDVVHMPSCPPAVGRTLESWGFEVAVHDVGEFLKAGGACRCLTLALDVDLRTSHRA; from the coding sequence GTGAGGGGCCTCCCGTGGGGGCGGCGCTACCTGATGTGCCCGCCCGAGCACTTCGGGGTGCTCTACGAGATCAACACGTGGATGAGCGTCGAGGTGGCCGTCGACCCCGAGCGGGCCCGCGTGCAGTGGGCCGCGCTGGTGGACGCACTGCGGGGCTCGGGCGCCGTGGTCGAGCTCATGGAGCCGGTCGAGGGCCTGCCCGACCTGGTGTTCACCGCCAACGCCGGCGTGGTCAGCGGCTCTCGTTACGTGCCCGCCCGGTTCCGCCACCCCGAGCGCCAGGAGGAGGTGCCCCACGACGTCGCCTGGTTCGAGGCCCGCGGGTACGAGGTCGCACCGCTGCCCGCCGACGTCTCCCACGAGGGGGCGGGCGACGCCCTGCCCTTCGCCGGCGTCCTCCTGTCCGGCTACCGCACCCGCTCCGACGCCGCCTCGCACACGGCCCTGTCCCGGCTCACCGGCGCACCGGTACGGTCGGTCGAGCTGGTCGACCCCCGCCTCTACCACCTCGACCTGACCTTCTGCCCGCTCGACGACCGCCGGGCCATCGTGGCCCCGACCGGGTGGGACCGCTACGGCTGCAAGGTGGTCGAGGCCCTGGTGCCCGAGCCGCTGGTCCTCGAGGAGCACGAGGCGCTGGCCTTCTGCGCCAACTCGGTCGTGGTCGGCGACGTGGTGCACATGCCGTCGTGCCCGCCCGCCGTCGGCCGCACGCTGGAGTCGTGGGGGTTCGAGGTGGCGGTGCACGACGTGGGCGAGTTCCTCAAGGCGGGCGGCGCCTGCCGCTGCCTCACTCTCGCCCTCGACGTCGACCTCCGCACCTCCCACCGGGCGTGA